AGGTGACGATCAGCAGGAACGGGAGCGCGTTGACCCCGATGTCCTGAGCGGTCGCGACGGCGACGGGGATCATCAGGACCACTGTCGCGACGGGCGTGATGACGCTGGACAGCACCGCGGTCAGGAGGTAGAACAGGGCCAGCAACGCCAGCGGTGGGAGTACCCCACCCGCGGTCGAGAGGAGGCCACCGAGGAAGGCGGCGCCGCCGGTCTCCTGCATCGCCAGTCCGAGCGGGAGCAGTCCCGCGAGCAGGAAGACGACGTTCCAGCTAACCGCGTCGTAGGCCTTCGAAGCGCTCAGTATCCCCGTGGCGACCATCGTGACGACCCCGCCCAGCGCGGCGATGTAGATCGGCAGCAGATCGAGTGCCGCCACGACGATCACCGCCAGGAGGAGGCCCAAGGGAAGCAGCGCTTCCGGTGCCAGCTGGGGCGACTCGTCGTCGTGGATACCGTCGAACAGCTCGGGTGGCCCCTCGGTCAACACGAGGTACCCTTCCTCCTGGAGGTGAGCGACCCCCTCGGGTGGCGTCTGGAGCAGGAGTGTGTCACCGGCCGCAAACTCTATATCGCCCAGTCCGTCGCGGAATATCTCGTCGCCCCGACGGATCGCCAGAACCGTCACGTCGAACCGGGTACGCAACTGGACATCAGCCAGGGTCCGTCCCCGGAGGCGGGACTCCTGATCGACGACGGCCTCGGCGAGGACGCCAGCGTGGCCGCTCTCGGCCAGGAGCGCCTCGGTGACGGACTCGCGGGCGAGCTGTCGGAGGCCGAGCGTCTCGGCGAACCGGTTGACGGCCTGGCGGTTCCCACGGACGGTCAGCACGTCGTCGGGTTCCAGCGTTCGATCGGTCGCCGTCGCGAAGAACGACTCCCCGTTACGATCGATTTGGAGGACGTCGATGTCGAGTGCGGTCCCGACGGCGGCGATCTCCTCGATCCCGGCGTCGGGATCGATGGGTTGGCCACGCGTCTCCGTGGCCGCCGCCGCAACCGGATCGGTGACCGACTGTTCGAGGGCTTCGGTGACCGTCAGCCCGACCAGCGGCGACGTCTCGCGGATCTGGAGTTGTGCCAGGTGCCGATCCATGTCGAACTCCTCGGTGAAGTCCGCCGCGGGGTGGAGCCGTGCGGGGACCAGCCTGCGACCGACGGTCAACAGGTAGCCGACGCCGACGACCAGCACGACGATGCCGACGGGAGTCAGCGTGAACATCGAGAACGGTTCGCCGAGCAGTTCCGCTGAGAGATCACTCGCCAGCAGGTTCGTCGACGTCCCGATCAGTGTGAGAGTCCCGCCGAGCATCGCTGCGAAGGACAGCGGCATCAGCAGCGTCGACGGCGAGATCCCGTACCGATCCGAGAGGCCGGTCACGAGTGGGATGAAGACCGCGACGATGGGCGTGTTGTTCACGAACCCGGCGCTGACGGACGTCGTCCCGACGATCGCGGCCAGCAG
Above is a window of Haloarcula halophila DNA encoding:
- a CDS encoding SLC13 family permease, yielding MPPLSMDTLVVFALVAVALVLFVTEWLPPDITAIGVLVALVALEPYTHVPPREAILGFASPAVITILAMYILSAGVEQAGVVDWLGAKLADITGGDEGRLLAAIVGTTSVSAGFVNNTPIVAVFIPLVTGLSDRYGISPSTLLMPLSFAAMLGGTLTLIGTSTNLLASDLSAELLGEPFSMFTLTPVGIVVLVVGVGYLLTVGRRLVPARLHPAADFTEEFDMDRHLAQLQIRETSPLVGLTVTEALEQSVTDPVAAAATETRGQPIDPDAGIEEIAAVGTALDIDVLQIDRNGESFFATATDRTLEPDDVLTVRGNRQAVNRFAETLGLRQLARESVTEALLAESGHAGVLAEAVVDQESRLRGRTLADVQLRTRFDVTVLAIRRGDEIFRDGLGDIEFAAGDTLLLQTPPEGVAHLQEEGYLVLTEGPPELFDGIHDDESPQLAPEALLPLGLLLAVIVVAALDLLPIYIAALGGVVTMVATGILSASKAYDAVSWNVVFLLAGLLPLGLAMQETGGAAFLGGLLSTAGGVLPPLALLALFYLLTAVLSSVITPVATVVLMIPVAVATAQDIGVNALPFLLIVTFAVATAFLTPVGYQTNLMVYGPGGYRFTDYTRVGLPLQLLLCVVTTLSVAALWPL